CGGCGTCGGCTTGGGCGTGGTGGTGGTTGAATTCGTGACCGATGTGCGCCGCCAAGGTACTGAGTTGGTGGTTGGGCAGGTCCGGCCAGACCTGTTGAGCGAGGCGATAGGTACACAGGTAATCAAACGCGGGGCATTGGAGGCCGAAATGATCCAGGGTGGCGCGCAATTTTTTGATATCGAATTGCGCATTGTGTGCGATCACGATATCGGCACGGGTCAGGTGTTTTAGTAGTTCCGGGGCGATGGCGGGGAATTCGGGGGCGTTCTTCACGTCGAACCAGGTGAGATTATGGATTTCGGTAAAGTCATCCCGAAACCAGCCGTGGCCTTTGGGCGGACGCACCAGCCAATAAGGCGACTCGACCAGTTCGCCATCCTTAAATACCGCGAGCCCGGCGGCGCAGATGCTGACGTGGGAACGATTGGCGGTTTCAAAATCTAGGCTGGTGATGGTCATATAATTTAGAACAATCCCAGCCGTTGGTAGTGGGGTTCATCTTTGGGAAAGGGGTCGGTTTCCCGCCAGCCTTCCAGTTTAAGATCCGTGATAATATGTTGGCAGGCGGCTTCGGCGGCCTCGTTTCCCCACAATTTGCGCACCTCCTCAATGCCTGCTAGGTGATGGCGTTTCTTCCGGTGCCGCATGCCATAGGGTGGTTGCCCAGCGAATTCATCCAACCAGCGATGGACTTCGGCATACGGTTTGCCAGAGGTTTCTAGGGCCTCGGCACAGTGTTGTTCAAAGGTGGGCATGGTTGTTGCAGGGATCAGGACACAACTCTTTCAGAGTTGAGGGAACACTGCGCACCCGACCCAAGGTAGGATCGTCCACCCCTTTTGCCCTTGGCCGATCCAACCGTTGGGCTTCGATGGCGCAATCCCATTCGGGATTGAATGTGGCCAGGTGCAGGCGGTTCTTAAGGTAGCGCGTGACATAGGGCGGTTGTTTCAGTTTGCATGCATTTGTTCGAGCAGTTCAGGTTCGTAATTGGGTTTTCCAGGTGCGGCATTAGCTTTCACAATTTCTTGCAGTTCCGTGTCGCTGATAAAAGCAGCTTTGGCACGGACCACTTTGGAGGAATTGGATGGATGATAAAACAGAGCGCTATTACCCGGCTGCTGGTGTGGTTCAGCAGAGTCCTCGCAGGCTTCCATATCAAAAGTGATTCGGGCTGGCTGGCTGCATTCGATGATCTCGGTGAGATTGTCGCTGCCGGATATATTGGCTGCGGAAATGCAATGGACACCTGCGGCACGGGACATCATTCTAATACGGGCCCCACGTGATGGTAATGCCTTGTCACAAACATGGTTTAAGACCTGAAATTCGTTTAGGATGACGACAATATACGGGAACCTGGCTGGAATGACGAGTTCGTCCGCTTCCGCTCTCCCTGCCAAGCTATCTACCCAAACGGGTGGTGGAACAGCCTTGGCGCGTTGATTGAAATACCGGGTGCTGTACACGCCAATACGGGTAAGGATTAAATGGCGTTTTTCCACCTCATCGACAACCCAGTGGGCTGCCGCGGTTGTCTGTTTTTTGTTGGTGATGATCGGAGCAACCAGATGAGGCAAATCACTGTACCGCTGTAATTCAGTGGTTTTCAAATCAACCATCAATAAGCGGAGTTCGTCCGGAGCGAAACGGTCCACCAGCGAGGCGATG
This DNA window, taken from Verrucomicrobiota bacterium, encodes the following:
- a CDS encoding 3'-5' exonuclease, which codes for MTITSLDFETANRSHVSICAAGLAVFKDGELVESPYWLVRPPKGHGWFRDDFTEIHNLTWFDVKNAPEFPAIAPELLKHLTRADIVIAHNAQFDIKKLRATLDHFGLQCPAFDYLCTYRLAQQVWPDLPNHQLSTLAAHIGHEFNHHHAQADAEAAGRVLLAMMKQANAKTPAGLLKKTGVVSGRF
- a CDS encoding FtsK/SpoIIIE domain-containing protein; translated protein: MNSINNLLKSEAWRNTKSHIPLALGLDEFNRPLIADFHRMPHLLITGSHPGSGKAACLHAIIASLVDRFAPDELRLLMVDLKTTELQRYSDLPHLVAPIITNKKQTTAAAHWVVDEVEKRHLILTRIGVYSTRYFNQRAKAVPPPVWVDSLAGRAEADELVIPARFPYIVVILNEFQVLNHVCDKALPSRGARIRMMSRAAGVHCISAANISGSDNLTEIIECSQPARITFDMEACEDSAEPHQQPGNSALFYHPSNSSKVVRAKAAFISDTELQEIVKANAAPGKPNYEPELLEQMHAN